CTTGCCGGACCTCCTCCCACCGCGAGCCGCACCGTGCCCCTGCCCCTGGCCGAATTCCTCTTCCAGTCCCAGGACGTCCTCCAGGACGCCTGGCTGCACGAAGCCCCGGGCTCTGGCGACCTCTTCTCCCAGGGGTTGTCCGCGGTGGCGGCCTGGATGGCGAACCCCGGGGCCCGCGTCTCCGACGCGCTCGCGCGCGACCTGTCGCTCCTGGTGCAGGGCTCCGACGGGCATCCCACGACGACGAACTTCCGGCGCCTGCGCGACATGGTGCTGCGGCTGTGGCGCGAGCAGGGAGGGCCAGCCCTGGAGGACGAGGTCGAGCGCTTCCACGACGCGGTGGACGCGGTGGAGGCCGCCGCACTGGAGGCCCACGTCCAGGCGAGGCTGCACGCGGCGCGCGAGGCGGCGGAGGAAGCGCGCGAGCGGGGCGCCCCGGCCGGGCCAGGAGGGCCCCGGCGCTGGGAGGACATCTTCATCCACCTGGGCGTGGGCGTGGCGGTGATGGACGCGGAGGACAGCGCGTTCGTGGCGGCGAACCCCGCGCTCGCGCGCATGCATGGACAGGCTCCCGAAGCGTTGAAGGGCCTGCGGCTGGAGGACCTGGTGGCGCCCGAGTCGCGCGGCGCGCTGCCCCGGCACATGGCCGCCGCCAGCTCCAAGCCATTCCACGAATACGAAGCGCTGCACCTGCGCCGCGACGGCAGCCGCTTCCCCGCGTTCGTGCACGTGACGTCCCTGCGGGACGCGACGGGCCGGCGCGTGGGCCGCGCCGCCACGGTGCTGGACATCACCCAGCGGCGCCACGGGGAGGCGGAGCGGCAGCGGCTGCTGGCCACCATCGAGGCGGAGCGCGCGCGGCTGGCGGCGGTGCTGGACCAGCTGCCCGCGGGCGTGCTCATCGCGGAGGCGCCCAGCGGCAGGCTGCTCCTGGGCAACCGCGCGCTGGAGTCGCTGTTGGGCCACCCCTTCCGGCCCGCCTCCAGCCTCGCGGACTACGAAGGGTCCCACCAGATGTTCACCGCGGACAACGTGCCGTTGGCGGACGACGCCTGGCCCATGGCGCGAGCGCTGCGCACCGGAGAGACGCGCCAGGCGGAGCCGCTCCAGGTGCGCCGCCCGGATGGCACCACCGCGCACCTGCTGGGCTCCAGCGCGCCCGTGCGCGACCGGGACGACCACATCGTCGCGGGCGTCGTCACCCTGGTGGACGTCACCGAGCGGCGGCGCGCGGAGGAGGCGGCGCGGGAAGCGGCGCAGTTCGGCGAGCGCCTCATCGCCATCGTCAGCCACGACCTGCGCAACCCCCTCAACGCCATCCAGTTGTCCGTCACCCGGCTCTTGCACGGTGACGCGCTCCAGGAGCGCGACCGCAAGGCGGTGTCCCGCATCGCCCGCTCCGGTGAGCGGATGGCGCGGATGATCTCGGAGCTGCTCGACTTCACCCGCGGCCGGCTGGGCGGCGGCATCCCCATCGAGCGGGTGTCCGGCGACGTGCGCTCCGTGGTGCGCCAGGCGGTGGAGGAGCTGGAGGCGGCGTGGCCCGAGCGCTCGCTCGCGCTCAACGTGGGGCCGGGCCGCTACGAGGGGGCCTGGGACGCGGAGCGGCTGCTGCAGGTGGTGAGCAACCTGGGGGGCAACGCGCTCCAGTACAGCCCGCCGGACTCACCGGTGCGCTTCACGCTGACGGACGCGGACGCGTTCGTGGTGCTGGAGGTGCACAACGGCGGAGAGCCCATCCCGCCGGAGCTGCTGCCGCACCTGTTCGACCCCTTCCGTCGCGGCGGCGGCAGCACGCACGGGGGCCTGGGCCTGGGGCTCTACATCGTCGAGCAGGTGGTGAAGGGCCACGGTGGCCGCATCGAGGTGCGCTCGCGCGCGTCGGAGGGCACCGTCTTCCGCGTCCTGCTGCCGCGCACCGCGTCCTAGTAGGCGGCGGCTAACTCCGACTGGGAGCGGAAGGGCTCCAGCGCGCGCATCAGGTCGTCCAGGTCCAGGGGCTTCGGGATGGACGCCCGGATGCCCTGGGGCACGGGCCGGGTGGCGCCCGCGCCCGACACGACGATGACGGGCAGGTCCGCGAGGCGCGGCTCCTTCTGCACGCGCTCCATCAGCTCCCAGCCGCTCATCACCGGCATCATCAGGTCCAGCAGCATCACGTCCGGCAGCGGCTGGCGGCGAAGGCGCTCCCACGCGTGCAGGCCGTTCCCGGCGACTTCCACCGCGAAGCCCTCCAGCGTGAGGAACTCCTCCAGCATCTCACGGCTGTCGACATGGTCTTCCACGAGGAGGATGAGGCTTCGCATGGCGGACGGAAGCCTCCTCCCGTCCGCCCCCGTCCGCAAACCCCCCGAGCGCCATGAACGTCCAACCCTGGACGAAAGGCGGTGGGCAGTGTGCGGCCCGCCTCATTCCCGTTGCCTTGGAGGGCAGGTGACGCCCCCGGTTCAGCCCCGGTACTGGTGCACGGACATGATGGGGTAGTTCGACGACGAGTAGGAGATGCGCTGAGACCCGTCGGCGTTCACGTTGTTGGAGCCGATGAACTGGGCCTTGCCGTCCTTCCAGCCCGCGAACATCACCACATGCTCGCCGCTGCCCACCTTCATGCAGACGACGTCGCCCGGCTTCGCGTTCTTCAGGTCCACGCGCTGGAAGTTCGGGTCGCGGTCCAGGTTCCCCTGGAGGGTCATCACGGAGGCGCTGTGCTGGCTGTCCTTGATCTGCCCCGCCTGCTCCAGGCACGCGGACACGAAGTTGGCGCAGTTGACGTTGTTGGGGACCCAGTCCTCCATGTCCGCGCCCACGCCGCTGCTCTCGTACTTCAGCGAGCCCGCGTTCTTGCCCAGGTGCGACACCGCGATGTCGAAGGGGCTGCCGCCAGGGCCGCGCGTGCCCGGACCCGCGCCGCCCGGAGGCGCCGTCACGTCCCCCGCGCCACGGAAGCCCTGCGAACCGCCGCCCCGCGAGCCGGAGGTGCCGGCCTCGAAGCTGTCCCGGGAGCCGGGGATGTTCAGGGTGCGCCCGGTGTAGATGAGGTCCGGGTTCTGGATCTCCGGGTTGGCCTTCATCAGCTCGCCCACGGAGGTGCCATAGCGCTGGGCCAGCGCGGAGAGGGTGTCGCCAGATTGGATGCGGTAGCTCATGGAGGGCTCCAAGAAGGGAGCAGCGACCCGACCGAGGTCACCGGCTGCGATTGTTTCCATTCTCGGTATTCAAGAACCCAGGTTGCGTCTCCTGCCTCCTTTTCACTCCAGGCACATACATCCCGGCGAGGAACGCACCCGGGGCGGATCCCCCGTCATGAAAGGGCCGCGCACCGGCGCCAGGACCGCCCCGGGGGCCGCTCGGGGTGGATGGCGCGGTGCGCAATTTCCAGCGGGATTTCCTAGCGGCTCTGGCCGTCGTGCTTCTGCCAGGCGATGCGGCGGCTGAGGGCGTCCTGCTTCGCGTCGATGCGGGCGCGCTCGGCGGCATCCAGGTGGCCGTCATCCCTGCGGTCGCGGCGAATCTCCCGCTGGATGGCGCGGTGCTGGTGCTCCAGGCGCGCGGCCTCGCGGCCCGTGAGCTCCCCGCTGCGCACGCCCTGGTTGATGCGCTGCTGCTGGTTCACCTAGCGCCGGTCCGCCTCCGCGGCCACGGCCGGCAGCGCCACCATCAGTCCCACCACCGCCGCGAGCATGCCCAGTCCGTCGCGCTTCATGGAGCTTCCTCCTCGATTCGCGCTGGCGTCAGTGCCGGCGCATCGTCCTTGGGGAGATGAACCCGGGCTTCGCGCCGCGGTTGCGGGGGCATTTTCCCGGTGGGAGGGCCCGGGGCGGCGGAAACATCCCAGGGAAATGGGTTCAAGGAGAACGGTTGATGGGGGTGGGGGGCTCTGGTGGGCGCGGGGCGCTTGAACCGGGTGGGGGCCCCGCGCATGGTGGCGGGGTGACGACCATTGCTCATCCCGACTTCACGGCGGCGCGGTTTGGCGGCTTCCCCGACGCACGCTTCACCCCGGCGCCAGCGGACGGCGTGCTGCCGGAGGGCTTCTTCACGACGACGAACCTGCCCACATACGTGCGGGTGGACGGGCGGTGGCGGATGCCGCGCGAGCCGCGCATGGACGGCGCGCTGGTGTTGGACGCGCAGGGGGAGCTGTGGGTGCGCGAGGGCCGGCGGGTGCGCGCGGGGGAGCGGGTGGTGGTGGGGCGCGCGGAGGACGGCAGCGAGGGCGTCTACGTGAACATGGCGTACCTGGCGGAGGGCGGGGACGGCGAGTTCAAGTTCATGACGAGCGAGGTGTCGCGCGAGAAGCCCATCGACTATGGGCACATGGCGCGGCTGCTGGTGGAGGAGCGGGAGCGCGGCGGCTATCCCATCTGGGTGACGGGGCCGGCGCTGGTGCACTCGCGAGCGCGCGCGGACATGACGTGGTTCGTGGAGAACGGCTTCGTGGGGGCGCTGCTCGCGGGCAACGCGGTGGCGGTGCACGACATCGAGGCGTCCATCTACGGCACCACGCTGGGGATGAGCGGCGCGGGCGAGGCGACGTCCGGTGGGCACGGGCTGCACATGCGCGCCATCAACCGGGTGCGGCAGGCGGGCTCCATCGCGAAGGCGGTGGAGGCGGGCATCATCACCAACGGCATCATGCATGCGTGCGTGGTGCACCGCGTGCCCTTCGTGCTGACGGGCTCCATCCGGGATGACGGGCCGCTGCCGGACGTGGTGACGGACAACCTGGCGGCGCAGGACGCGATGCGCCGGCACGCGGTGAAGGCGACGATGGCGGTGCTCGTGGCCACGGCGCTGCACGCCATCGCGACGGGGAACATGCTGCCGGCGTTCGTGACGGAGGAGGGCGGCGGCCTGCGGGAGCTGCCCACCATCTGCGTGGACTCGTCCGAGTTCGTGGTGAGCAAGCTGAAGGACCGGGGCACGCACCAGGCGTTCGGCGTGGTGACGAACGCGCAGGACTTCATGCACATCCTGCGGCTGTACGTGGAGCGTGAGCTGGCGGCGCGCGCGAAGGCCCCGAAGCCGGCCTGAGGGCTTCAGCGCCGGCTGAGGGCGGGCGCGGGCTTCCAGGCCATGGTGGACAGGCCGCCCTCGGTGCCGAAGAGGGCGGAGTCTCCCTCCGGGAGGACCGCGTACACGCGCGGATCCGCGAGTCCCGGCAGGGCACGCACTTCACCGGTGCCCGCGTCGAAGTAGGACGCGCCGAGCAGCGTGCCCACCAGCGCCCCGCCGGGCACGAGCGCGGTGGAGACGATGGCGGACGAGGGCAGGCCGGGCGCGGCGCGCACGCGCGTCCACTTCGCGCCGTCGAAGTAGTTGAAGCCATCCTGGCAGGTGCCCGCGATGGCGCGCCCCTCCGCGTCGGTGGACAGCGTGGTGATCCAGTTGTCGGTGAGGTCGCGCCCGTCGTGGAAGCGCTGCCAGCGCTCGCCGTTCCAGCGCAGCAGGCCCCGGTCCTCGCTGCCCATCCACAGGAAGCGGCCGGCGCCCTCGCCGACGGAGGCGTGCTTGCTCCAGCCCTCGGGCAGGGGCAGCCGCTTCACCAGGGACAGGGGCGAGCCGTCGGGCGTGACGAGGGACACGCCGCGTCCATCCACGAGCGCCATGCCGCCCTCCATCTGGGACACGCCGAGCACGGAGAGCTTGGCCAGGGCCACGGGGTTGCGGGCGCCGTACGACAGCCGCGACCAGCTCTTTCCGTCGTGGAGGCCCAGGCCGTAGGTGGTGGCGACGTAGAGGTTCTGCCCATCGCTGGTGAGGCCCAACACCTGGTCGCTGGGAAGCGAGGGCGCGCGGGTGGTGCGCCACCGGCCGTCCTCGAGCTGCCAGCACACGCCCCGGTCGAACGTCCCCACGACGAGCCGTCCCTGGTGGCGCGCGAGCGCGGTGATGTGATTGCCGCAGAGCTGTCCGGTGGGCGTGACGCGGCGCCAGCCCTTCTTCTCCCGCAGGAACACGCCCGAGGCCCGGGTGCCCGCCCAGTCCGCCTTGAGCACGGTGGCGCCGGCCGGAACGGCCGCGTTTTCGACGGGGCCCGCGTGGGTCGCGCGCGGCATGGCGGTGCTGGCAGGGGCGCTCGTCGCTCCCGCGCCCGGCGCGGCGGTGCTGGCAGGGGCGCTCGTCGCTCCCGCGCCCGGCGCGGCGGTGCCCGCATGGGCGCTCGTCGCTTCCGCACTCGGCACGGCGATGCCCTCGGGAACGCGCAGGGCCTCGGCGGAGCCGGGCGCGCCCCACGCGCGCACGTCGCCGGTGCTCCCCACGATGCGCACGCCCTGCTCGGTCACGGCGAAGGACAGGGGCCCGGTGGGCACGTTGCCCACGGCGCTCAGCCGTCCTCGCGAGTCGATGGAGAACGCTCCCTCGCTGGTGCCCACGTCCACGCCGTCGAGCGTGTCGGAGATGAAGCGCACTGGCCCGGGCAGTGACCACGCCCGCGAGGTGCCCAGCTCGAACAGCCGTCCCTCCGCGGTGCCCGCGAAGCGGGGGGAGAACGCGGTGTACGTCGCGCCCGGAGTCAGCACGGCGGCCAGGGACTCCAGCCGGCTCACGTAGTCCGGGGTGCTCGCGTCCTCGGCGGGAGGCAGGGCCTGCCAGCGCACGTCCAGCACGGGCGTCACTCGGAAGCCGGTGTCCAATGACACAAGCCCCTCGTCCGTGGCCACGAAGAGCCGGTCGCCCGTGGACTCCAGCGCGCGGCAGAAGTGGCTGGGGAGACCGTCCTCGACGGTGAGCACGCGGACGGCGCGGCCCGCGGGCGTGAACAGCTCCAGGCCGCCTTCGGTGCACGCGACGACGTGGCCGCCGAACGGCTCCAGGTCGTGCACGGCCTCGGTGTTGGTGACGGTGGCCGCGAGCGCCAGGGCCGTGAGGGTGGAGAGCATCATGCCCCACCCCCATTGCGAACCCCGGGCCAGCCCTCCGCCCCTCGGAGCGCCGGGCCGGGCCGCGCCGCGTGTCTCACCCCAGCCACATGTGTGGCCAGGGGCCAGCGGCCGGGTGCGGGGCCGCTGGCCGGTGGCGTGGGCCTAGAACGACTCTTCCGGCAGGTCCATCAGGTCCAGGTTGCCGTGCTCCACCATGCGCGCCGCGTGGGCGATGCCGGGCAGCACCTCGTGGCAGTACCAGCGGGCGCTGGCCACCTTGCCGGCATAGAACGCCTTGTCGCCGGGGTTCGCCTTCATCCGGTCCAGCGCCACGGCCGCGTGGCGCACCAGCAGCCAGCCGATGACCACCTCCGCCACGGCGAACAGCACGCGGTTGCCCTGGAAGCCCACGTGGTAGACGGACTCGCCCAGCTTGCCCATCAGCGTGCCGAGCAGCGTCTCCAGGTGCCCCAGCGCCTCCGCCAGCGCGGCGCGCTCGGTCTTCAGGTCCGCTCCGCCCTCGTCGCCCTCCGCCGTCTCACGGATGCGCCCGAGCAGCCCCTGCAGCGTCGCGCCGCCGTCGCGCGCCACCTTGCGCATCAGCAGGTCCAGGGCCTGGATGTGCGTGGTGCCCTCGTAGAGCGAGTCGATCTTCTGGTCCCGGATGTACTGCTCCACCGGGTAGTCCGTGAGGAAGCCCGAGCCGCCATGCACCTGGAGCGACAGGGACAGCAGCTCGTACGCCTTCTCCGAGCAGTACCCCTTCACCAGCGGCAGCAGCATGTCGTTGAGCACGTCCGCCTCGCCGGACGCGGTGGAGCGGTGGCCGCCCTGCAGCTCCACCTGGTCCTGCACGGACGCGGTGAACAGGGCCAGCGCGCGCATGCCCTCCGCGTGCGCCTTCTGCGCCATCAGCATGCGGCGCACGTCCGGGTGCTGGAGGATGGTCACGCGCGGCGCCGTCTTGTCGCGCGCCTTCGCCAGGTCGCTGCCCTGCTGCCGCTCCTTCGCGAACGCCAGCGCGCGGAAGTAGCCCGCGGACAGCGCGGCCATGGACTTGAGGCCCACCGCCATGCGCGCGTTCTCGATGATGTGGAACATCTGCCGGATGCCGTCGTGCACCTCGCCCAGCAGCAGGCCGCGCGTGGGCTTGCCGTCGCCGAACGTCAGCTCGCACGTGACGGACCCCTTCAGGCCCATCTTCTTCTCCAGCTTGGTGCACACCACGTTGTTGTGCGCGCCCAGGCTGCCGTCCTCGTTCACCCAGAACTTGGGCACCACGAACAGCGACAGGCCCTTGGTGCCCGGCGCCGCGCCCTCCGGACGCGCCAGCACCATGTGGATGATGTTCTCCGCGATGTCCGACTCGCCGTTGGTGATGAAGCGCTTGACGCCTTCAATCTCCCAGACGTCGCCGTCCACGTGCCGCGCCTTGGTGCGCGCGGCGCCCACGTCGCTGCCGGCGTCCGGCTCCGTGAGCACCATGGATCCGCTCCAGCGGCGCTCCACCAGGTGCGGCAGGAAGCGCTTCTTCTGAGGATCCGTGCCCAGCTTGTCGATGACTCGCGCCAGCAGGTTGCCCAGCGTGAAGAAGGCCAGCGCGGGGTTGGAGCCCAGCAGCAGCTCGAACGCCGCCCACACCAGCGACGGCGGCGCGCCCAGGCCGCCCAGGTGCGCGGGCTGCTCCAGCAGGTGCATGCCCGTGTCGTAGTAGGCCCCCATCGCCGCCTTGAGGCCGGGGGGCAGCTTCACCTCGCCGTTCACCAGCGTGGGCGGGTTGTGCTCGGACTCGTCGAAGCTCTTCGCCAGCTCCTGCGTGCACAGCTGGGAGAACGTCTCCAGCGTCTGCCGCGCCGCCGTCTCGTCCAGGTCCCCGAAGGGCGCCTTGCCCAGCGACGTGCGGCCGATGTCCAGGAACTCGAAGAGGTTGAACTCAATATCGCGGAGGTTGGGCGTGTAGTGCAGGGACGACGACGACATCGGAAGACTCCTCACGGCCAGCGCAAGAGAGACGGCCCCGCGCCGGTGAAGGCACGGGGCCGAAGCGGACCGTCAGGGTACCCGAGATTGATTCACCAGTCAGTCGCGCCGCGAGTGGATGACGCGCAGCGTCTCACGGCGTTCGAAGCGGTTGCCGGCGGCGTCGCGAGCGACGAAGACCAGCTCGTACATGCCGGCGGGAGTGCCCGCGGGGATGACCAGCGACTTCGTGAAGCGCAGGCCGTCCTGGGTGTCGAGCAGGTGCTGGTCCTCGCCGAACAGCTCGCCGTACACGCTGACCTCCTGCGTGGCCTCCACCGCGTCCACGTCCAGCGTGAGGGTGTCGCCGGGGGTCAGCTCCTTCTGGGAGAGGACGGCGTCGAAGTCGTTGCCCTTCGAGTCCAGGCGGTAGCGCACCTCGCTGCGCTCCACGCGGCCGTCGGCGAGCTCCGCGATGATGAACACGGTGTAGTAGCCGTCCTCGATGCCCAGCGGGACCAGGAAGCGGCCGCGCCAGGCGCGGGTCAGCGAGTCGAACGTGAGCGGCTTCACCAGGCCGAAGGGGAAGTAGGCCGTGACCCGGCGGGCGTTGCGCGGGGCGCGCACGGAGATGATGGGGTCGCCGGGGGGAATCTCCTCGCGGCTGAGGGTGCCCGCGACCATGCCGTCGGGCAGCTGCACGGGGACCCTCTCGCGCACCGTCTCGCCGTTGGCGTCCGTGCGGGCGACCTGCTCCACCGCGACGAAGGACGTGTAGCGGCTCATCAGGTGGTACTGGAGCGCGGTCTGGGTGATGCCCTGCACGACCTCCGGCGTCTCGCCGCGGTAGCCCTCCACGGTGAGCGCCTCGATGCGCTGGCGGGCCCAGAGGCTCTTGAGGGCGTCGTGCTCCGGGGCCACCTCCGGGAAGTGCATGGGCACGTCGAAGTGGCGGACCTCGCCGCGCACGCGGCCGGAGATGCGGAGCAGGCCGTCACCGGTGCCGGTGAACTTGCCCACGAGGAACAGGGGCTGGCCGGAGAAGAGGTCCGGCACGGACTTGGGGTACACGTCGCTGACGGGGAGGCCGTCGGTGTCCACCGCGAGCGAGGTGAGCACGGGGCCGCGCATGCGCTGCTCGAACTCACGGGCGACGTCTTCCTCGGGGCGGTTGAGGTTGACGAGGGTGGAGGCACCCCGGCCCACTTCGCCCATCTTGGTGATGAGGTAGCGGTTCACGCTGGAGCCCACGCCCGCGGAGAAGATGCGCGTCTCCTCGCGCAGGTGGGACTGGAGCGTGGAGAGGACGCTCTCGTCGCCGCCGATGAGGCCGTCCGTCATGAAGAGCACCATGCGCAGGCGCGCCGGGTCGTTGGGGGGCACCATGGCCTCCTGGGCGGCGATGCGCACGTCGGTGCCGCCACCGCCCCAGAAGTTGGCGACGTAGGGCAGGGCGTTCTGGATGTTCTCCGGCGTGGCGGGGACGGCGGTGGGCGCGAACTTGGTGACCTGCGTGTCGAAGTTGAGGACCTGGAAGGTGTCCTCGGGCATCAGGTGGTTGAGCACCTCCCGGGTGATGGCCTTGGACTTCTCGATGGCGAGGCCGGACTGCGAGCAGGACGTGTCCAGCACCATGTAGAGCTCGCGCGGGACGATCTCCTTCTGCGTGGGGGCGAGCTGCGGGTTGAGCATCACCAGGAAGTAGCCGTGGTCCGCGCCGGGGTCGCGGTGCATGAGGACGGCGGGGCGGATGAGCGCGTCCGCGACGACGTACTCCAGCGTGAAGTCCTTGTTGGGGATGCGGTCGTCGCGGCCCAGGC
This Corallococcus silvisoli DNA region includes the following protein-coding sequences:
- a CDS encoding sensor histidine kinase, with amino-acid sequence MPLPLAEFLFQSQDVLQDAWLHEAPGSGDLFSQGLSAVAAWMANPGARVSDALARDLSLLVQGSDGHPTTTNFRRLRDMVLRLWREQGGPALEDEVERFHDAVDAVEAAALEAHVQARLHAAREAAEEARERGAPAGPGGPRRWEDIFIHLGVGVAVMDAEDSAFVAANPALARMHGQAPEALKGLRLEDLVAPESRGALPRHMAAASSKPFHEYEALHLRRDGSRFPAFVHVTSLRDATGRRVGRAATVLDITQRRHGEAERQRLLATIEAERARLAAVLDQLPAGVLIAEAPSGRLLLGNRALESLLGHPFRPASSLADYEGSHQMFTADNVPLADDAWPMARALRTGETRQAEPLQVRRPDGTTAHLLGSSAPVRDRDDHIVAGVVTLVDVTERRRAEEAAREAAQFGERLIAIVSHDLRNPLNAIQLSVTRLLHGDALQERDRKAVSRIARSGERMARMISELLDFTRGRLGGGIPIERVSGDVRSVVRQAVEELEAAWPERSLALNVGPGRYEGAWDAERLLQVVSNLGGNALQYSPPDSPVRFTLTDADAFVVLEVHNGGEPIPPELLPHLFDPFRRGGGSTHGGLGLGLYIVEQVVKGHGGRIEVRSRASEGTVFRVLLPRTAS
- a CDS encoding response regulator; the encoded protein is MRSLILLVEDHVDSREMLEEFLTLEGFAVEVAGNGLHAWERLRRQPLPDVMLLDLMMPVMSGWELMERVQKEPRLADLPVIVVSGAGATRPVPQGIRASIPKPLDLDDLMRALEPFRSQSELAAAY
- a CDS encoding LysM peptidoglycan-binding domain-containing protein, coding for MSYRIQSGDTLSALAQRYGTSVGELMKANPEIQNPDLIYTGRTLNIPGSRDSFEAGTSGSRGGGSQGFRGAGDVTAPPGGAGPGTRGPGGSPFDIAVSHLGKNAGSLKYESSGVGADMEDWVPNNVNCANFVSACLEQAGQIKDSQHSASVMTLQGNLDRDPNFQRVDLKNAKPGDVVCMKVGSGEHVVMFAGWKDGKAQFIGSNNVNADGSQRISYSSSNYPIMSVHQYRG
- a CDS encoding putative NPN-dependent ornithine cyclodeaminase — protein: MTTIAHPDFTAARFGGFPDARFTPAPADGVLPEGFFTTTNLPTYVRVDGRWRMPREPRMDGALVLDAQGELWVREGRRVRAGERVVVGRAEDGSEGVYVNMAYLAEGGDGEFKFMTSEVSREKPIDYGHMARLLVEERERGGYPIWVTGPALVHSRARADMTWFVENGFVGALLAGNAVAVHDIEASIYGTTLGMSGAGEATSGGHGLHMRAINRVRQAGSIAKAVEAGIITNGIMHACVVHRVPFVLTGSIRDDGPLPDVVTDNLAAQDAMRRHAVKATMAVLVATALHAIATGNMLPAFVTEEGGGLRELPTICVDSSEFVVSKLKDRGTHQAFGVVTNAQDFMHILRLYVERELAARAKAPKPA
- a CDS encoding ligand-binding sensor domain-containing protein, whose protein sequence is MMLSTLTALALAATVTNTEAVHDLEPFGGHVVACTEGGLELFTPAGRAVRVLTVEDGLPSHFCRALESTGDRLFVATDEGLVSLDTGFRVTPVLDVRWQALPPAEDASTPDYVSRLESLAAVLTPGATYTAFSPRFAGTAEGRLFELGTSRAWSLPGPVRFISDTLDGVDVGTSEGAFSIDSRGRLSAVGNVPTGPLSFAVTEQGVRIVGSTGDVRAWGAPGSAEALRVPEGIAVPSAEATSAHAGTAAPGAGATSAPASTAAPGAGATSAPASTAMPRATHAGPVENAAVPAGATVLKADWAGTRASGVFLREKKGWRRVTPTGQLCGNHITALARHQGRLVVGTFDRGVCWQLEDGRWRTTRAPSLPSDQVLGLTSDGQNLYVATTYGLGLHDGKSWSRLSYGARNPVALAKLSVLGVSQMEGGMALVDGRGVSLVTPDGSPLSLVKRLPLPEGWSKHASVGEGAGRFLWMGSEDRGLLRWNGERWQRFHDGRDLTDNWITTLSTDAEGRAIAGTCQDGFNYFDGAKWTRVRAAPGLPSSAIVSTALVPGGALVGTLLGASYFDAGTGEVRALPGLADPRVYAVLPEGDSALFGTEGGLSTMAWKPAPALSRR
- a CDS encoding acyl-CoA dehydrogenase — translated: MSSSSLHYTPNLRDIEFNLFEFLDIGRTSLGKAPFGDLDETAARQTLETFSQLCTQELAKSFDESEHNPPTLVNGEVKLPPGLKAAMGAYYDTGMHLLEQPAHLGGLGAPPSLVWAAFELLLGSNPALAFFTLGNLLARVIDKLGTDPQKKRFLPHLVERRWSGSMVLTEPDAGSDVGAARTKARHVDGDVWEIEGVKRFITNGESDIAENIIHMVLARPEGAAPGTKGLSLFVVPKFWVNEDGSLGAHNNVVCTKLEKKMGLKGSVTCELTFGDGKPTRGLLLGEVHDGIRQMFHIIENARMAVGLKSMAALSAGYFRALAFAKERQQGSDLAKARDKTAPRVTILQHPDVRRMLMAQKAHAEGMRALALFTASVQDQVELQGGHRSTASGEADVLNDMLLPLVKGYCSEKAYELLSLSLQVHGGSGFLTDYPVEQYIRDQKIDSLYEGTTHIQALDLLMRKVARDGGATLQGLLGRIRETAEGDEGGADLKTERAALAEALGHLETLLGTLMGKLGESVYHVGFQGNRVLFAVAEVVIGWLLVRHAAVALDRMKANPGDKAFYAGKVASARWYCHEVLPGIAHAARMVEHGNLDLMDLPEESF
- a CDS encoding VIT domain-containing protein, whose protein sequence is MRVTLATLFVCLLALPAFAQPSPDCPPVASPTAGVAQGTLVARLRPRDSTACPDAEVRTFSLKRTEVDAEVSGFLASVTVTQVFENPYTSPLEALYVFPLPELAAVDGMELHIGERIIQGVIQTREQARDTYERAKAEGKTAALLDQERPNVFTQSVANILPGETIRVRIHYVERLTYDAGTYRFSFPMVVGPRFIGGAPLPTRQGEGVEPDTTTVPDASRITPPVLSDVRSGHDIQLTVRLDAGLPVHSLRSTTHRVDVTREGPSRARVSLGRDDRIPNKDFTLEYVVADALIRPAVLMHRDPGADHGYFLVMLNPQLAPTQKEIVPRELYMVLDTSCSQSGLAIEKSKAITREVLNHLMPEDTFQVLNFDTQVTKFAPTAVPATPENIQNALPYVANFWGGGGTDVRIAAQEAMVPPNDPARLRMVLFMTDGLIGGDESVLSTLQSHLREETRIFSAGVGSSVNRYLITKMGEVGRGASTLVNLNRPEEDVAREFEQRMRGPVLTSLAVDTDGLPVSDVYPKSVPDLFSGQPLFLVGKFTGTGDGLLRISGRVRGEVRHFDVPMHFPEVAPEHDALKSLWARQRIEALTVEGYRGETPEVVQGITQTALQYHLMSRYTSFVAVEQVARTDANGETVRERVPVQLPDGMVAGTLSREEIPPGDPIISVRAPRNARRVTAYFPFGLVKPLTFDSLTRAWRGRFLVPLGIEDGYYTVFIIAELADGRVERSEVRYRLDSKGNDFDAVLSQKELTPGDTLTLDVDAVEATQEVSVYGELFGEDQHLLDTQDGLRFTKSLVIPAGTPAGMYELVFVARDAAGNRFERRETLRVIHSRRD